A portion of the Oncorhynchus gorbuscha isolate QuinsamMale2020 ecotype Even-year linkage group LG07, OgorEven_v1.0, whole genome shotgun sequence genome contains these proteins:
- the LOC124039963 gene encoding glucose-6-phosphatase catalytic subunit 1-like, whose translation MDLFHSWGVEVAIHLQTQYGHYEGWFSLASTVADLHTTFFCFFPVWFHLRRDVGVKLIWVAVIGDWLNLVMKWVLFGERPYWWVHDTRFYGTDPAPALKQFPITCETGPGSPSGHAMGSSGVWYVMITAVFSVATERRFPPLLYRFLQVGLWMLLCTVELLVCMSRVYMAAHFPHQVISGVIAGIMVAEAFSRVQWIYGASLKKYFYTTLFLLSFAVGFYELLKAVGVDLLWTLEKAQKWCVRAEWVYMDSTPFASLLRNMGTLFGLGLGLHSPLYTENKNSSIPFRMGCITVSLLLLQILDGLTFSSRDQAMFYVLSFSKSAGALFIPTALVPGGLSWIFPGSGAAKLKFS comes from the exons ATGGATCTTTTCCACAGCTGGGGGGTGGAAGTGGCCATCCATCTGCAGACCCAGTATGGGCATTATGAGGGCTGGTTTAGCCTAGCCTCTACAGTGGCTGACCTGCATACCACCTTCTTTTGTTTCTTCCCAGTCTGGTTCCATCTGCGCAGGGACGTGGGTGTAAAGCTCATCTGGGTGGCTGTCATCGGGGACTGGCTCAACCTGGTCATGAAGTG GGTTCTATTTGGAGAGAGACCCTATTGGTGGGTCCATGATACTCGCTTCTATGGGACAGATCCAGCCCCTGCCTTAAAACAATTCCCCATCACCTGTGAAACTGGACCAG GAAGCCCTTCGGGTCATGCCATGGGCTCGTCTGGGGTGTGGTACGTGATGATAACAGCTGTCTTCTCAGTGGCAACAGAAAGACGGTTCCCCCCTCTCCTGTACAG GTTCTTGCAGGTGGGGCTCTGGATGCTGCTGTGTACAGTAGAGCTGCTAGTGTGCATGTCCAGAGTCTACATGGCTGCCCACTTCCCGCACCAGGTCATCAGTGGGGTCATCGCAG GTATCATGGTGGCTGAGGCCTTCTCCAGAGTGCAGTGGATCTATGGAGCCAGTCTGAAGAAGTACTTCTACACCACCCTCTTTCTGCTTTCCTTTGCTGTGGGCTTCTATGAGCTGCTGAAAGCTGTAGGCGTGGACCTGCTGTGGACCCTGGAGAAAGCCCAGAAGTGGTGTGTGAGAGCCGAGTGGGTCTACATGGACTCCACCCCCTTTGCCAGCCTCCTGCGCAATATGGGCACCCTGTTTGGCCTGGGCCTGGGCCTGCACTCACCCCTCTACACCGAGAACAAGAACAGCAGCATCCCCTTCAGGATGGGATGTATCACTGTCTCTTTATTGTTGCTACAGATTTTGGATGGCTTGACGTTCTCCTCGAGAGACCAGGCAATGTTCTATGTGTTGTCATTTAGTAAGAGTGCTGGTGCTCTCTTCATTCCCACAGCTCTGGTTCCCGGAGGACTCTCCTGGATCTTCCCAGGTAGTGGGGCGGCTAAGCTGaaattttcataa
- the LOC124039966 gene encoding putative protein PTGES3L: MAMLPKNLPRPEDCQGAQALWYDRKKYVIINFMVQNPKDVEVDIQDTFIVLSCKDVDDNSVYNHIYFYDKVIKFDSQVKVHDRSIHILIRKAKENVAWPRLQKDADLKPNWMAVDFDNWRDWENEEDEGMAEYEQYFDMIQDMGNKKEGPPAMDDLDDLSD, encoded by the exons ATGGCTATGCTACCAAAAAACCTTCCCAGGCCAGAGGACTG TCAAGGAGCACAGGCTCTATGGTATGACCGGAAAAAATATGTCATCATTAATTTCATGGTGCAAAACCCCAAGGATGTTGAGGTTGATATTCAGGATACCTTTATAGTTTTAAG TTGTAAAGATGTCGATGACAACAGCGTCTACAATCACATTTATTTCTATGACAAAGTCATCAAATTT GACTCCCAAGTGAAGGTCCATGACCGCAGCATCCACATCTTGATTAGGAAGGCTAAAGAAAATGTAGCATGGCCTCGTCTTCAGAAAGATGCCGATCTCAAG CCAAATTGGATGGCTGTAGACTTTGATAactggagagactgggagaatgaAGAGGACGAGGGAATGGCGGAGTACGAGCAATATTTTGAC ATGATTCAGGATATGGGGAACAAGAAAGAAGGGCCACCTGCGATGGATGATCTGGATGATCTG AGTGATTGA
- the LOC124039244 gene encoding MORN repeat-containing protein 2-like: protein MSEKKKGKVTESEEEGNLQVSYIFPNGDRYEGECCGSTEGVVVRRGMGKHTSASGVTYTGEWHDDKMNGRGTLEHPSGALYEGDFKDNMYHGTGTYSFSDGTKYCGSFSKNRLEGDGEFIDSQGLVWIGGFHNKAAPGLKLKLSM from the coding sequence ATGTCAGAGAAGAAAAAAGGAAAGGTCACAGAAAGCGAAGAGGAAGGGAATTTGCAAGTATCCTACATTTTCCCAAATGGTGACAGATATGAAGGAGAGTGCTGCGGGTCCACAGAGGGAGTCGTGGTGAGGCGTGGTATGGGcaaacacacctcagccagtggTGTCACCTACACTGGAGAGTGGCATGATGACAAGATGAATGGCAGAGGGACTCTGGAGCATCCCTCTGGGGCCCTGTATGAAGGGGACTTCAAAGACAACATGTATCATGGCACAGGGACATACAGCTTCTCTGACGGGACCAAATACTGCGGCAGCTTCAGCAAGAACAGGTTGGAGGGTGACGGGGAGTTCATCGACTCTCAGGGACTTGTTTGGATTGGAGGCTTCCACAACAAGGCAGCTCCTGGATTAAAACTTAAACTCAGCATGTAA
- the LOC124039965 gene encoding glucose-6-phosphatase catalytic subunit 1-like has protein sequence MEAVMDAMQGYGVSTTNYLQTNYKDAQGLFLWVSWAADLRNTFFIFFPLWFHLRESVGIKLIWVAVIGDWLNLVFKWILFGERPYWWVHETPYYSNTTAPHIEQYPMTCETGPGSPSGHAMGAAGVYYTLVTSILAIMLTKNKTGSSSKGLYLRGTLWAFFWAVQVCVCLSRVFIAAHFPHQVICGVITGMVVAEAFNRTQWIYGASLKKYFYTTLFLLSIAVGFYVLLKALGVDLLWTLEKAQKWCVRAEWVHMDSTPFASLLRNMGTLFGLGLGLHSPLYTEIKNISGTTLFRTGCIVTSLLLLHLFDSFKPPTHTAAVFYLLSFCKSATVPLATVSIIPYCVSGALSSVQSKKYL, from the exons ATGGAGGCAGTCATGGATGCCATGCAGGGCTATGGGGTGAGCACCACTAATTACCTTCAGACCAACTATAAGGACGCCCAGGGTTTGTTCCTGTGGGTGTCCTGGGCTGCTGACCTCAGGAACACTTTCTTCATCTTCTTCCCTCTCTGGTTCCACCTGCGGGAGTCAGTGGGCATCAAGCTCATCTGGGTGGCAGTGATCGGAGACTGGCTCAACCTGGTCTTCAAGTG GATTCTGTTTGGCGAGAGGCCGTATTGGTGGGTCCATGAAACACCTTACTACAGCAATACCACTGCACCTCACATTGAACAGTACCCAATGACCTGTGAAACTGGCCCAG GCAGTCCCTCTGGCCACGCTATGGGAGCTGCAGGCGTCTACTACACACTGGTTACCTCCATTCTAGCCATCATGCTGACCAAGAATAAGACGGGATCTTCCTCCAAGGGCCT GTATCTACGGGGCACTCTGTGGGCGTTCTTCTGGGCGGtccaggtctgtgtgtgtctctccagagTCTTCATTGCTGCCCACTTCCCCCACCAAGTCATCTGTGGAGTAATCACAG GTATGGTTGTGGCTGAGGCGTTCAACAGAACCCAGTGGATCTACGGAGCCAGTCTGAAGAAGTACTTCTACACCACCCTCTTTCTGCTCTCCATCGCTGTGGGCTTCTACGTGCTGCTGAAGGCGCTAGGCGTGGACCTGCTGTGGACCCTGGAGAAAGCCCAGAAGTGGTGTGTGAGAGCCGAGTGGGTCCACATGGACTCCACTCCCTTCGCCAGCCTCCTGCGCAACATGGGCACCCTGTTTGGCCTGGGCCTGGGCCTGCACTCGCCCCTCTACACCGAGATCAAGAACATCAGCGGCACCACCCTCTTTAGGACGGGATGTATCGTCACctcgctgctcctgctgcaccTCTTTGACTCCTTCAAGCCCCCCACGCACACTGCCGCTGTCTTCTACCTGCTGTCTTTCTGTAAGAGCGCCACTGTCCCCCTGGCAACCGTCAGCATCATCCCCTACTGCGTGTCTGGAGCTCTGAGCAGCGTACAGAGCAAGAAGTATTTGTGA